In the Methanocella sp. genome, TATAGCTCGGACTGGGCCTTTGCCTCTTTTAGCTCCTTCTCAGCATTTTTATTATCCGTAATATCGAACATGGTCGTTATAATGGCCGTTTTACCCTCATAGAGGAACAGCCCCGCCGTCATGTTAACCCATTTTATTTTATCATCCTTAGTTATAATTTTTACTTCATAATTCGATAACACGGGTTTACCTGCAAGCCTATCAAATGCACGTTTTTTGATGAGTTCCCGCGTGTCATCTGTGAATAATTCCCAGAAAGACATCTTTAAAAGCTCGTCCTTCGTATACCCGGTAAACGGTACCGCCTGGTTGTTTACGTATAATAAATTGCTACCGCTATGAACGGCTATCAGGCCAAAGGACATATCAGCTAAAACACGGAACTTCTCCTCGCTGATCCTCAGCGCCTCATCGGCCCGCTTCCGCTCGGTGATATCTCGAACGGCGCCCCGCGCAATAACTTCGCCGCCTTCCAGATAACCCGTTGACACGGCCTCAAGCCAGCGGACCGTCCCATCCGGGTGCACCACCCTGAACTCGTACCTCACTGAACCGTCGGACCCATTGCGCGTATTCTCGACGGACTCTATAATCTGGCGCTCGACAGCCACCCGGTCTTCGTTATGTACCGCCGCGATCCATTTTTCAAACGTTATAGGGGAATCAGCGTCGGACCCGTACAGCTCATAGGTCTCGGGGCTAAAATAGAATATGTCCCGGTCAACGTTCCACTCGTAGAGGCCGATATGGCCCGCGCTGCTCGCCTGGCGCAGCCGCTCCTCGCTGACCCGGAGCGCCTCCTCGGCCCGCTTCCGCTCGGTGATGTCACGCACGGATCCCCGCGCGATTATGTCGCCGCCTTCCTGAGCATACGTCGACTGGACCTCAAGCCAGAGGACCGCTCCGCCGCCGTGGACCACGCGGTACTCGATCTGGGAGGTAAAGCCGAGCTTACGGCGGGCAATCTCGCGGTTCTCTGCGAACCTGCGCTCGACCATATCCCGGTCATCGGGGTGCACCACCGGAAGCCACTTTTCATAGGTTAACGTAGTGCCCGGTATGCACCCGTACAGCCCATAGGCCTCGGGGCTAAAATAGAATATGTCCCGGTCAACGTTCCACTCGTAGAGGCCGATATGGCCCGCGCTGCTCGCCTGGCGCAGCCGCTCCTCGCTGACCCGGAGCGCCTCCTCGGCCCGCTTCCGCTCGGTGATATCACGCATGGTAATGACTGAGCCGACGATAATACCCCCATTATCCAGGATTGGCGCGAAGCTATAGTTACCGTACCATTGTTCGCCCGTATCTGTACGCTTGATTAACACCTCGATATTTGATGCCGTCTCGCCTTGTAAACCACGGAGGATAGGCCAATCATCCAACGGTATCAGCTTTCCGTCGAGGGTGTACAGCTCAATGAAGTCACCATATTCCCGGACAGTCTTAAAATATGACTCCTTGTCCCAAAACTGGTGAAAGCGCGCGAAAGCCTCGTTGACACTGACGACTCTCTGATCAGCATCTATAATGGCGACACCATCATTCATGCTCACGAAGACAGCCTCAAGCTTGTTACGACTTTCCTGTAAAGCTTCCTCAGCCAGCTTTCTTCGCGTGTTATCGACGAGGGTGACCACAGCACCGATTATGCCGCCACTGCTGTCCTTGATGGGGGCCGCCGAGACGATAATCCATATCGGACTTGTGTCCATCCGGTTAAACACCATTTCGAGGTTATTGACGGTTTCGCCGCGCAAAGCCCGGTAAGACAGCATATCTTCGTACTTCAGCGGAGTGCCATCAGTGAAACAGGCGCGAAGCTGTTTGGTGCGGACTGCCACCGGCTTGTGGTAATCCTCGGGGGCATACCCAAAAATCCGGCATGCCTCCGCGTTCATATAACTGATATTGCCGTCCTTGTCCACGACCATCATCGCATCGGCGATCGAGGCGATCAAAGCATCGAGCTCGCCCACATGCCGTTCCACATTTGATAATGCATCCTGAAGCGCCTTTTCCATGCACTTTCGCTCGGTGATGTCGTAGGCTGTCATGATACCGGCAGGCATGCCCTGGTATTGAAGGTTGCTTGGGGTAAATTCGGCCCACCGCTCCTCCCCACTCTTGGTGATGTACTTGACCTCGTATTGTGATGGCACCGGCTCGCCCCGCTGCCGTGCCAGCCTGTGTCTCCTGACCATTTCCCGATAATCCGGATGAACCATATCCAGGAAGTTCCTGGACAACAGTTCGCCCATGGAGAACCCGGTGCGTTCCAGGGTCGCGGGATTAGCGTAGATGATACTGTCCCCCTGGTATATGAAGATGGCCGAGGGAGACACCTCGGCCAGGGCCCGGAACTTCTCCTCGCTGACCCGCAGTGCCTCCTCGGCCCGCTTCCGGTCGGTGATGTCGATCACGATCCCGATGTAGCGAACGAGTCTTCCGCCCGCATCGAGCAATGGGCGCCCGCGGCTCATCAGCCATCGGACTTTACCGTTACCATCCAGCACACGGTACTCGAAATTCAGCTCGATGCCTTTCCCGGCCGCCTCACGCAGAGTCCGCCCCGCCATCTCGCGATCGTCGGGGTGAATGACGGAGAGCCAGGCAGCGTACGAAGGCTCACAGCAGTGGGGCTGCAGGCCGTACAGCCGCCACAGCTCCTCCGACCACACGTCCCTGTTCGTGCAAAGGTCCCACTCCCACATGCCCGCATCCGCCGAATCCAGGGCCAGCCTCAGCCGTGCGTCGCTCTCCTGCTGCGCGACCTCTGCCCGTTTTTGCTCGGTGACATCGTTGCCCACACACAGCAGCCAGGCCAGGTCGCCATCTTTGTAGACCGCCTTGTTGGTCCAGGAGATCCAGACAGGCTCGCCGTTCTTGCGCACGTTCTCGTTGAGGTTCGTCCGGTACTCCTCCGGATGCTGTAACAGGTCTTGTAGCAACGCCGCGTGGTCTATCCCCGCGGAATCGCTCGCCGGGGTGATCGTCCCTAGCACGTTCCTGCCGACCAGCTCCGCCACGGAGTAGCCGAAGAACCGCTCGGCGAACTCGTTGACATAGACGATGTTACCCTCCTTATCCATCCGCAGGATGATGCTATTGGCGTTCTCCACCAGCTCCCTGTACTTCTCCTCGCTCTCCCTCAATGCTTTTTCAGCCTGCTTCCGCTCGGTGATGTCCTTGATGTAGGCGAAATCGAACTCCCTGCCGTCGGATATGATATAGTTCACGGACAGCTCCACCGGTAGTTCCCGGCCAT is a window encoding:
- a CDS encoding PAS domain S-box protein, translated to MKSDSTYCGEDAEDEERTIAKLKDRIHVLENELRLLQKDKDYQETVEHRQAEESLQLMRHMVDQAQDEASLISPDGRFYYVNDAKCRSLGYTREELLSMYVWDVGLDMTKDKFVAVWQDAKGYGFKKFEDWHRTKYGQVFQAEVSVTYFDFHGREYLCALTRDITERKRAEKALRESEEKFRLMADFTDDWEYWTDLRGNYIYVSPSCERITGHGPEEFYRDPGLMQKIVHPDDLAAYEQHINDHLTSPTGHSGIDFRIVAVSGEIRWISHNCLPVFGRNGGLLGRRASNRDITDRKRVEEALKLTQASVDLAANGIAWITPEGKIAYANEVTCKALQRSRDELQGMYVWDINSEYTRDKWQEQWMEIKERGSFTFEAIHYVKDGRELPVELSVNYIISDGREFDFAYIKDITERKQAEKALRESEEKYRELVENANSIILRMDKEGNIVYVNEFAERFFGYSVAELVGRNVLGTITPASDSAGIDHAALLQDLLQHPEEYRTNLNENVRKNGEPVWISWTNKAVYKDGDLAWLLCVGNDVTEQKRAEVAQQESDARLRLALDSADAGMWEWDLCTNRDVWSEELWRLYGLQPHCCEPSYAAWLSVIHPDDREMAGRTLREAAGKGIELNFEYRVLDGNGKVRWLMSRGRPLLDAGGRLVRYIGIVIDITDRKRAEEALRVSEEKFRALAEVSPSAIFIYQGDSIIYANPATLERTGFSMGELLSRNFLDMVHPDYREMVRRHRLARQRGEPVPSQYEVKYITKSGEERWAEFTPSNLQYQGMPAGIMTAYDITERKCMEKALQDALSNVERHVGELDALIASIADAMMVVDKDGNISYMNAEACRIFGYAPEDYHKPVAVRTKQLRACFTDGTPLKYEDMLSYRALRGETVNNLEMVFNRMDTSPIWIIVSAAPIKDSSGGIIGAVVTLVDNTRRKLAEEALQESRNKLEAVFVSMNDGVAIIDADQRVVSVNEAFARFHQFWDKESYFKTVREYGDFIELYTLDGKLIPLDDWPILRGLQGETASNIEVLIKRTDTGEQWYGNYSFAPILDNGGIIVGSVITMRDITERKRAEEALRVSEERLRQASSAGHIGLYEWNVDRDIFYFSPEAYGLYGCIPGTTLTYEKWLPVVHPDDRDMVERRFAENREIARRKLGFTSQIEYRVVHGGGAVLWLEVQSTYAQEGGDIIARGSVRDITERKRAEEALRVSEERLRQASSAGHIGLYEWNVDRDIFYFSPETYELYGSDADSPITFEKWIAAVHNEDRVAVERQIIESVENTRNGSDGSVRYEFRVVHPDGTVRWLEAVSTGYLEGGEVIARGAVRDITERKRADEALRISEEKFRVLADMSFGLIAVHSGSNLLYVNNQAVPFTGYTKDELLKMSFWELFTDDTRELIKKRAFDRLAGKPVLSNYEVKIITKDDKIKWVNMTAGLFLYEGKTAIITTMFDITDNKNAEKELKEAKAQSELYLDLMGHDINNFNMLARGYLELIDNMAEDEKLKQLVTKPMEAIDNSSRLIQNVQKLQRGKSGEYKREALDLGALVEEVAGQMGSTPDMHTYINCNVIKGVHVRADELLRDVFANLIGNAIKHSAESPHIDICMVPEEKDGRGYCKVIIDDNGPGVPDDMKEKIFNRLSRGNTKAKGSGLGLYLVKTLVDSYGGKVWVEDKVKGDHAKGARFVMELPVI